The following proteins are co-located in the Gloeocapsa sp. PCC 7428 genome:
- a CDS encoding ATP-binding protein, protein MSQSEDQIIVESINLTAYDKEFLHLSGAIQPHGILFALKEPQLEIIQVSNNTFELLGFHPQALINQSLKDLLSSTEILFIEGCLVKDFESVNPIKLSLEMSNNIKNFDGILHRCDGVLILELEPKLTQEDRDFIRFYHLVKGAIAKLQNAPTLSEMCQSITQEVQKLTGFDRVMIYQFDGKQAGKVVAEQKREDLTSYLGLHYPASDIPDQAKKLYTLNRLRLIPDINSQPKELVPAQNPITNEPLDLSYAVLRSVSPCHLEYLRNMGVTASMSISLNKDKKLWGLIACHHYSPKYVSYEVRTACEFLGQVMSLELTAKEENENLDYKIRLKSIQAQFIEAMPLTENFMDGLVKDKDNLLQLVDAQGVAICANGDLSIAGETPKKSDIYNLIEWVEAKIDNDIFYTDCLPKLYPTAETFKNVASGLIVLSISQIQKNYVLWFRPEVIQTVNWGGDPYGNFDLSPRKSFELWQETVRSQSLPWKQCEIDAIIELRSAIVGIVLRKADELARINMELARSNSELDAFAYIASHDLKEPLRGIHNYSNFLIEDYADVLQAEGVSKLQTLVRLTQRMEDLINSLLHFSRLGRVELTLQKTDLNELVNSVIDILNISLKETAVDIRIPRPLPSVYCDPVQMSEVFSNLISNAIKYNNKPDKLVEIGFLDTALNKPESTIFYVKDNGIGIKEKHFDAIFRIFKRLHPLNKYGGGTGAGLTIAKKIVERHDGEIWVKSTYGEGSTFYFTLPGVRVSQ, encoded by the coding sequence ATGAGTCAAAGTGAAGACCAAATCATAGTCGAATCAATCAATCTCACGGCATATGATAAAGAATTTCTTCACCTTTCTGGGGCAATTCAGCCCCATGGTATACTTTTTGCACTCAAAGAACCACAGCTAGAAATTATTCAAGTTAGTAATAATACATTTGAATTGCTTGGTTTTCATCCGCAAGCTTTAATCAATCAAAGCTTAAAAGACTTATTGTCTTCTACAGAGATACTATTTATAGAAGGATGCTTAGTCAAAGATTTTGAAAGCGTTAACCCGATAAAGCTTTCACTCGAAATGAGTAATAATATTAAAAATTTTGATGGCATTCTGCATCGCTGCGATGGCGTACTTATTCTAGAACTAGAACCTAAACTAACACAAGAAGATAGAGATTTTATTAGGTTTTATCATTTGGTAAAGGGTGCGATCGCTAAACTGCAAAATGCGCCAACGCTGTCGGAAATGTGTCAAAGCATCACGCAAGAAGTGCAAAAACTGACAGGCTTTGACCGTGTCATGATTTATCAGTTCGATGGTAAACAAGCGGGGAAAGTTGTTGCTGAACAAAAACGCGAAGATTTAACTTCTTACCTAGGTTTACACTATCCTGCTTCGGATATTCCTGACCAAGCCAAAAAACTTTATACGCTGAATCGCCTACGGTTGATTCCTGATATAAATTCGCAACCAAAAGAATTAGTTCCCGCACAGAATCCAATCACAAATGAACCACTTGATTTAAGCTACGCGGTTTTACGAAGTGTTTCTCCATGCCATTTAGAGTACCTCAGAAACATGGGCGTTACCGCCTCGATGTCGATTTCATTAAATAAAGATAAAAAATTATGGGGATTGATTGCTTGTCATCACTATTCTCCTAAGTATGTCTCGTATGAAGTTCGGACGGCGTGTGAGTTTTTAGGACAAGTCATGTCTTTAGAATTAACAGCTAAGGAAGAAAATGAAAATCTAGACTACAAAATCAGATTAAAATCAATTCAAGCCCAATTTATTGAAGCAATGCCCTTAACAGAAAACTTCATGGATGGTTTAGTTAAGGATAAAGATAATTTACTTCAATTAGTTGATGCGCAAGGCGTCGCAATTTGTGCGAATGGCGATTTATCGATTGCAGGGGAAACGCCTAAAAAGAGTGATATTTATAATTTGATTGAATGGGTAGAAGCGAAGATTGATAATGACATTTTTTACACAGATTGTTTGCCTAAGCTTTATCCGACAGCCGAGACATTCAAAAACGTTGCGAGTGGTTTGATTGTCTTATCCATTTCGCAGATTCAAAAAAATTATGTTTTGTGGTTTCGTCCTGAAGTTATTCAGACAGTCAACTGGGGTGGCGATCCCTATGGGAACTTTGATTTATCGCCGCGTAAATCGTTTGAACTTTGGCAAGAAACTGTGCGATCGCAGTCGTTACCGTGGAAACAATGCGAGATTGATGCCATCATAGAATTACGGAGTGCGATCGTCGGAATTGTTTTACGTAAAGCGGATGAACTCGCACGAATTAATATGGAATTAGCCCGCAGTAACAGCGAACTCGATGCATTTGCTTATATTGCTTCGCACGATCTGAAAGAACCACTGCGGGGAATTCATAACTACTCAAACTTTTTGATTGAAGATTACGCGGATGTTCTTCAAGCCGAAGGAGTCTCGAAACTTCAAACCCTCGTGCGTTTAACGCAGCGCATGGAAGACTTAATAAATTCACTTCTTCATTTTTCGCGGTTAGGGCGCGTGGAATTGACGCTACAAAAGACAGATTTAAATGAATTAGTCAACAGTGTTATTGATATTCTTAATATTAGCTTAAAAGAAACTGCGGTTGACATCCGCATTCCTCGACCTTTGCCATCAGTTTACTGCGATCCAGTTCAGATGAGCGAAGTGTTTAGTAATTTAATTAGCAATGCAATCAAATATAACAACAAACCTGATAAATTAGTTGAAATTGGCTTTTTAGATACCGCGTTGAATAAACCAGAATCTACGATATTTTATGTGAAAGATAACGGAATTGGAATTAAAGAAAAACATTTTGATGCGATTTTTCGGATCTTTAAACGCTTACATCCACTGAATAAATATGGAGGTGGTACAGGTGCGGGTTTAACAATTGCTAAAAAGATTGTGGAACGTCATGACGGCGAAATTTGGGTAAAATCAACCTACGGAGAAGGAAGTACTTTTTATTTCACATTGCCAGGCGTGAGGGTGAGTCAATGA
- a CDS encoding nucleoside deaminase — protein MDEFMTAAIAEAKQGQDEGGIPIGSVLVKDGKVLGKGHNKRVQDGDPVTHAEIDCLRNAGRIGTYRGTTLYSTLMPCYLCAGAVVQFGIKRVIVGESETFSGAREFMESHGVEVIDLNLDECKNMMQKFIHINPQLWNEDIGK, from the coding sequence ATGGATGAATTTATGACGGCGGCGATCGCCGAAGCAAAACAAGGACAAGATGAAGGGGGTATTCCCATCGGTTCGGTACTAGTCAAAGACGGCAAAGTTCTCGGTAAAGGACATAATAAACGCGTTCAAGATGGCGATCCAGTGACTCATGCAGAAATCGACTGTCTGCGCAATGCTGGCAGAATTGGTACTTATCGAGGTACAACGTTGTATTCTACCTTGATGCCTTGCTATCTTTGTGCGGGTGCTGTGGTTCAGTTTGGTATCAAGCGCGTCATTGTCGGCGAATCTGAAACTTTTTCTGGGGCTAGAGAATTCATGGAATCTCACGGAGTTGAAGTGATTGACTTAAATTTAGATGAATGCAAAAATATGATGCAAAAATTCATCCATATCAATCCTCAATTATGGAATGAGGATATTGGAAAATAA
- a CDS encoding nucleoside hydrolase, which produces MPQQLVLMDHDGGVDDYLATMLLMTMDRIQPLGVVVTPADCYAQPAVSATRKILDLMGRDDIPVAESTVRGINPFPRLYRRDSFIVDHLPILNQSEVRSPLVSETGQEFMVRVLLDAPEPVTLMVTGPLTTVAVALDTAPEIEAKIAKIVWMGGALNVAGNVEKSLEAGQDGSAEWNVYWDPISAARVWQTQIEIIMCPLDLTNTVPVTSEIVYQMGKQRQYPLSDLAGQCYALVIPQDYYFWDVLATAYLAHPEFYELREWETEIVTTGASQGRTKITPGGRKVWAMDKVDKSSFYDYILQQWRR; this is translated from the coding sequence ATGCCTCAACAACTCGTACTCATGGATCACGATGGTGGTGTTGATGATTATCTCGCAACAATGCTGCTGATGACGATGGATCGGATACAACCTTTAGGTGTTGTCGTGACTCCAGCGGATTGCTATGCGCAACCAGCAGTGAGTGCGACGCGCAAAATCCTTGATTTGATGGGGCGTGACGACATTCCAGTAGCCGAAAGCACTGTACGCGGTATCAATCCTTTCCCGCGACTTTATCGCCGCGATTCATTCATCGTCGATCATCTCCCAATTCTCAATCAAAGCGAAGTGCGATCGCCTTTGGTTTCTGAAACTGGGCAAGAATTTATGGTACGGGTGTTGCTAGATGCACCTGAACCCGTAACGCTGATGGTAACAGGTCCACTCACAACAGTTGCTGTTGCCTTAGATACTGCGCCAGAAATCGAGGCGAAAATTGCCAAAATCGTCTGGATGGGTGGGGCGTTGAATGTTGCTGGAAATGTAGAGAAAAGCTTAGAAGCTGGACAAGATGGCTCAGCAGAGTGGAATGTATATTGGGACCCAATTTCGGCAGCGCGAGTCTGGCAAACTCAAATTGAAATTATTATGTGTCCGTTGGATTTAACGAATACGGTTCCCGTGACATCAGAAATTGTCTATCAAATGGGCAAACAACGTCAGTATCCGCTGTCCGATTTAGCAGGGCAATGTTACGCCTTAGTGATTCCTCAAGATTATTATTTTTGGGATGTTTTAGCAACTGCCTATCTTGCGCATCCAGAGTTTTATGAATTACGCGAATGGGAAACCGAAATTGTGACAACTGGTGCAAGTCAGGGGCGAACAAAAATCACACCTGGCGGGCGCAAAGTTTGGGCAATGGATAAAGTTGATAAGTCGAGTTTTTATGATTATATTTTGCAGCAGTGGCGGCGGTAG
- a CDS encoding NUDIX hydrolase, producing MDLREWRILSSRMVVNNQWCKVRQDEIELPNGKIIDDYFINIRLDVALILPITSNQEIIFVRQYRHGAGEILLELPAGTFDAQLEDPQVAALRELREETGYITKTTIPLGILYDNPVKDSNKIYLFLAQDATKAGQQKLDPTEEIEVILIPVSKVMEKIATGEINVAGTVSAIFMGLNYLNKLHLTHKI from the coding sequence ATGGATTTAAGAGAGTGGAGAATTTTGAGTTCTAGGATGGTGGTTAATAATCAATGGTGTAAAGTACGTCAAGATGAAATTGAGTTACCTAATGGAAAGATTATTGATGACTATTTTATTAATATTCGACTTGATGTCGCTTTAATTTTACCCATCACTAGCAATCAAGAAATTATATTTGTGCGTCAATATCGACATGGTGCAGGTGAAATTTTACTAGAACTTCCTGCGGGAACGTTTGATGCTCAGCTAGAAGATCCTCAAGTTGCAGCCTTACGCGAATTAAGAGAAGAAACCGGATACATAACCAAAACAACAATACCACTCGGAATTCTCTACGACAATCCGGTAAAAGACTCGAACAAAATTTATTTATTTCTAGCACAAGATGCTACAAAAGCTGGTCAACAAAAATTAGATCCTACAGAAGAAATAGAAGTCATCCTCATTCCAGTTTCCAAAGTCATGGAAAAAATAGCAACTGGAGAAATCAACGTTGCTGGAACTGTATCTGCTATCTTTATGGGCTTAAACTATCTAAATAAGTTACACCTAACCCACAAAATTTGA
- a CDS encoding dipeptide epimerase: protein MRIELETFTVNKRFPLTISRGTTAQTTNLWIKLEHDRIVGWGEASPFSLANSRQSTETLQQALQQIIPQLEAYTPWQRQQIETLLYNTQLPSAAKAAVDMALHDWFGKCVGLPLWQIWGLDCSRIVPTSVTIGINSPAGAQTRVRDWLQFADVRVIKIKLGNPIGITADRAMFLAVKEAATTQDIFVDANGGWNLEDAVEMCNWLADAGVKYVEQPLAQGTEEQLAELKKRSPLPIFVDESCHTSADIPQLAHCVDGINIKLMKAGGLTEAIRMVHTARAYGLQIMFGCYSDSALANTAAAQLAPLADYLDLDSHMNLIDDPFSGATLNKGRVIPNHKPGLGVERSAA from the coding sequence ATGCGAATCGAACTTGAAACCTTCACCGTAAACAAACGCTTTCCCTTAACAATTAGTCGAGGAACAACAGCCCAAACAACAAACTTGTGGATTAAGCTAGAACACGATCGCATCGTTGGCTGGGGAGAAGCATCGCCATTTTCACTAGCAAACTCTCGACAATCCACAGAAACTCTCCAACAAGCATTACAGCAAATCATTCCCCAATTAGAAGCTTATACCCCTTGGCAGCGCCAGCAAATTGAAACTCTACTTTATAACACTCAACTCCCGTCAGCAGCAAAAGCAGCGGTAGATATGGCGTTACACGACTGGTTTGGTAAGTGCGTAGGCTTACCCTTGTGGCAAATTTGGGGATTAGATTGCTCGCGCATTGTTCCTACCTCTGTCACAATTGGGATTAATTCACCCGCAGGCGCACAAACGCGAGTGCGCGATTGGCTACAATTTGCCGACGTGCGCGTTATTAAAATTAAGCTAGGTAATCCCATAGGTATCACCGCCGATCGCGCTATGTTCTTAGCAGTAAAAGAAGCCGCAACGACACAAGATATCTTTGTAGACGCAAATGGTGGGTGGAATCTCGAAGATGCAGTAGAAATGTGCAATTGGTTAGCCGATGCGGGTGTCAAATATGTTGAACAACCTTTAGCACAAGGTACAGAAGAACAACTAGCAGAATTAAAAAAGCGATCGCCGTTGCCTATTTTTGTAGATGAAAGCTGTCATACTAGCGCTGACATTCCGCAACTTGCACATTGCGTTGATGGCATTAACATCAAACTGATGAAAGCTGGAGGCTTAACCGAAGCAATTCGCATGGTACATACCGCGCGCGCCTACGGATTGCAAATCATGTTTGGTTGCTATTCTGATAGTGCGCTAGCCAATACCGCAGCCGCACAACTTGCACCTTTAGCCGATTATTTAGATTTAGATAGCCACATGAATTTAATCGACGATCCGTTTAGCGGTGCAACACTCAACAAAGGGCGAGTTATCCCCAATCATAAACCAGGATTAGGAGTAGAACGCAGTGCAGCTTGA
- a CDS encoding DUF1611 domain-containing protein — protein sequence MQLEENQRIAILLHEGIRGNGNGKTGLALLRYSESPVVAVIDKDCAGESLCELTGIAIDVPIVASVADALNYTPNVLAIGIAPSGGVLPQAWLQEIKCAITAGLSIVNGLHTPLATIPELRSHLRKGQTIWDVRQEPPNLTIGSGKARSLSCRRVLTVGTDMAVGKMSASLELNAAAKKQGLRSQFLATGQAGIMISGDGIPLDAVRVDFAAGAVEQLVLRYGADNDILFIEGQGSLLHPGSTATLPLLRGTQPTHLILVHRAEQAHIRNHPHVPIPPLSEVVKLYESVATAAGAFAPVKVAGIALNTAHLDQSAAKSAIAQVQDDTNLPCTDVVRFGAEPLLSAILQQ from the coding sequence GTGCAGCTTGAAGAGAATCAACGAATTGCAATTCTGCTACATGAAGGAATTCGCGGAAATGGTAACGGAAAAACAGGGTTAGCACTTCTGCGCTACAGTGAATCTCCTGTCGTTGCTGTCATCGACAAAGATTGTGCCGGAGAATCCTTATGTGAATTAACCGGTATCGCTATAGATGTACCGATCGTTGCATCGGTAGCTGATGCATTAAATTATACCCCAAATGTCCTGGCAATTGGTATTGCACCCTCTGGCGGCGTCTTACCGCAAGCATGGTTGCAGGAAATAAAATGCGCCATCACCGCCGGATTATCCATCGTCAACGGATTGCACACTCCACTTGCCACAATTCCAGAGTTGCGATCGCATCTGCGGAAAGGACAAACAATCTGGGATGTGCGTCAAGAACCCCCCAATTTAACCATCGGGAGTGGTAAAGCGCGATCGCTTTCGTGTCGCCGCGTGTTAACTGTGGGGACAGATATGGCTGTCGGTAAAATGTCTGCAAGTTTGGAACTCAACGCCGCCGCGAAAAAACAAGGATTGCGTTCGCAGTTCCTTGCCACAGGACAAGCAGGTATTATGATTTCTGGTGATGGTATTCCCTTAGATGCAGTACGCGTCGATTTTGCGGCGGGTGCTGTCGAACAACTCGTTTTACGCTACGGTGCAGATAACGACATTCTATTTATTGAAGGACAAGGTTCGCTATTGCATCCTGGTTCAACGGCAACGTTACCCCTCCTTCGCGGCACGCAACCAACACACTTGATTTTAGTGCATCGTGCCGAACAAGCACACATCCGTAACCATCCCCACGTCCCGATTCCACCGTTATCAGAAGTTGTCAAACTCTACGAAAGCGTTGCTACTGCTGCTGGTGCGTTTGCACCCGTGAAAGTTGCGGGAATCGCACTCAATACTGCACATTTAGATCAATCCGCTGCCAAATCTGCGATCGCGCAAGTTCAAGACGATACAAATCTCCCTTGCACAGATGTTGTCCGCTTTGGTGCAGAACCGCTCTTAAGTGCAATTTTGCAACAATAG
- a CDS encoding Crp/Fnr family transcriptional regulator: protein MCENLNHHDNKLLAALPSEDFQRLAPHLEPVSLPFQRVLHNAGEVILDVYFPTTAMISAVSIMQDGSIIEVGIVAKEGMVGIPVCWGDDTAVHQTVVQIPGDALTMKAEILKEEFYRGGALQKLLLRYTQALYTQAGQSAACNRLHTLEERLSRWLLTVSDRVASEELPLTQEFIAQMLGTRRSGVTVAASMLSRAGMIRYSRGKINITDREALELTACECYQVLKKEYQRLLGS from the coding sequence ATGTGCGAGAATTTGAATCACCATGATAATAAGCTGCTTGCGGCTTTGCCAAGTGAAGATTTTCAGCGTCTTGCGCCCCATCTAGAACCTGTTTCGCTACCTTTTCAAAGAGTGCTGCACAATGCAGGGGAAGTCATTTTGGATGTCTATTTTCCCACAACTGCTATGATTTCCGCCGTCTCGATTATGCAAGATGGTTCAATCATCGAAGTTGGGATAGTGGCGAAAGAAGGTATGGTGGGTATTCCTGTTTGCTGGGGAGATGATACCGCAGTTCATCAAACGGTGGTGCAGATTCCAGGTGATGCGCTGACAATGAAAGCAGAGATCCTCAAAGAAGAGTTTTACCGAGGTGGTGCGTTACAAAAACTCCTGCTACGTTACACCCAAGCACTCTACACGCAAGCGGGACAATCTGCGGCTTGCAATCGGTTGCATACATTAGAGGAAAGGCTTTCACGCTGGCTACTCACCGTTAGCGATCGCGTCGCATCAGAAGAATTACCGTTAACGCAAGAATTTATAGCCCAAATGCTCGGAACGCGCCGCAGTGGTGTTACCGTTGCTGCAAGTATGCTCAGTCGAGCCGGAATGATTCGTTACAGTCGTGGCAAAATCAATATTACCGACCGAGAAGCACTCGAATTAACCGCTTGTGAGTGTTATCAGGTACTTAAGAAAGAATATCAGCGATTGCTTGGTTCTTAG
- a CDS encoding M48 family metallopeptidase has protein sequence MKPIWNSLLLSLNAVLFSTGTSIVLAEPVTNSSPSAIVVPVEGEAIQPEVSATPQSKQPASTQEIVDKLNAAAKLSPEEIARQQKLIEADRLYLGGQFAAAEKLYREVKAPFTTGSADVVQRPPAIVDPAQLPPAGKVYWREAEAAFQHKVASRMMVPLRLLVEQYPEFILGHLRLAEALQKFDHHKEAIAVLERAVTLYPEQPDLVKAKVTALAQSKQWMEASLAARQFALLRSANAQHTNEFIELADTHLERYQKHLRAELTGNTIANVLTGALGYALTGNLLGPFSAVQTTAMLLRGESAVGESVANQAREQLEIVTDKAVVDYVNEIGQRLAQVAGRNDFKYEFYVVLDKDLNAFALPGGKVFINAGAITSAQSEAELAGLLAHELAHTVLSHGFQLVAEGNLVANVTQFFPYGGTVANLVSLNYSREMEQQADVLGTRLLASTGYAADGLRNLMVTLQKEETKTPFTWLSSHPATSDRIRYLESIIQRHGYNRYAYEGVARHNEIKQRIEKLLQAKQSERKKHQR, from the coding sequence ATGAAACCGATCTGGAACTCACTGTTGCTCAGCTTGAACGCAGTTCTATTTTCTACTGGAACGTCAATTGTTTTAGCTGAACCTGTAACAAACTCTAGTCCTAGTGCGATCGTTGTCCCTGTTGAGGGAGAAGCGATTCAACCCGAAGTGAGTGCAACACCCCAAAGCAAACAACCAGCATCTACGCAAGAAATTGTAGATAAACTTAATGCTGCGGCAAAACTAAGTCCAGAAGAAATTGCGCGTCAGCAAAAATTGATCGAAGCTGATCGGTTGTATTTAGGAGGACAATTCGCCGCAGCTGAAAAACTCTATCGCGAAGTCAAAGCGCCATTTACGACAGGATCAGCCGATGTTGTGCAACGTCCACCTGCAATTGTCGATCCTGCACAACTTCCACCCGCAGGTAAAGTTTATTGGCGCGAAGCTGAAGCAGCTTTTCAACACAAAGTTGCTTCCCGAATGATGGTACCGCTGCGGTTATTAGTCGAGCAATACCCAGAGTTTATTCTTGGTCATCTGAGACTTGCTGAAGCATTACAAAAATTTGACCATCATAAAGAAGCGATCGCCGTCTTAGAACGCGCCGTCACGCTTTACCCAGAACAACCCGATTTAGTTAAAGCCAAAGTTACCGCACTCGCCCAATCCAAACAATGGATGGAAGCATCGCTAGCTGCGCGTCAATTTGCTTTACTCAGAAGTGCAAACGCACAACACACGAACGAATTTATCGAACTTGCGGATACTCACTTAGAACGGTATCAAAAGCACTTGCGTGCAGAATTAACCGGCAATACGATCGCTAATGTCCTAACGGGTGCCTTAGGCTACGCACTTACAGGTAATCTCTTAGGTCCCTTTTCAGCAGTGCAAACTACTGCAATGCTACTACGCGGCGAATCAGCGGTTGGGGAATCTGTCGCGAATCAAGCGCGAGAACAGCTAGAAATAGTCACCGATAAAGCAGTTGTTGATTATGTGAATGAAATAGGACAAAGACTCGCGCAAGTGGCTGGACGCAATGATTTTAAATACGAATTTTATGTAGTTTTAGATAAAGATTTAAACGCTTTCGCATTGCCAGGCGGTAAAGTATTTATCAATGCTGGAGCGATTACCAGTGCTCAATCCGAGGCAGAATTAGCAGGTTTATTAGCGCATGAATTAGCCCATACTGTTTTGTCGCATGGTTTTCAGTTAGTCGCTGAAGGGAATCTTGTTGCGAATGTCACGCAATTTTTCCCCTATGGCGGTACTGTTGCGAATTTAGTTTCCCTCAATTACAGCCGTGAAATGGAACAGCAAGCTGACGTTTTAGGTACGCGACTTTTAGCGTCAACAGGCTACGCTGCGGATGGCTTGCGTAACTTGATGGTGACACTGCAAAAAGAAGAAACAAAGACGCCCTTTACGTGGTTATCTTCACACCCAGCGACAAGCGATCGCATCCGCTATCTCGAATCAATCATTCAACGTCATGGTTACAACCGCTACGCTTATGAAGGAGTCGCCCGCCACAACGAAATCAAACAAAGGATAGAAAAATTGCTACAAGCGAAACAATCTGAACGGAAAAAGCATCAACGGTAA
- a CDS encoding COP23 domain-containing protein, which translates to MSPQLQFAWRGIGLSVGVATALLGNSVMAAPHYNWMAQVNPTVPPVVVDTDPLPPVPGTTPPNGSTVPSVTTATRFTCQLNNGQYTVMYQPESQPNRFFAWATPTALGGGWSEQRRCEEISRRLESYRPDGLLELTTGVENNYNTVCVVTQRVPSCRIVFTVPPGQDPILTRDRVFENLTIADSGQQTTGVYTYTNRGNELDRLFNLGRSVVGGNNRRSARSIDLRPFLDRADGGNASRLSGGVPARSNTRSQPSNSGRLNPSRF; encoded by the coding sequence ATGTCACCACAATTGCAATTTGCTTGGCGAGGTATTGGTTTGTCTGTCGGGGTAGCAACCGCGTTACTGGGTAATAGCGTTATGGCTGCGCCGCACTATAACTGGATGGCGCAGGTGAATCCTACAGTACCACCTGTTGTTGTTGATACTGATCCACTACCACCCGTTCCAGGAACCACACCGCCGAATGGTTCAACAGTTCCTAGCGTTACAACGGCTACGCGGTTTACTTGTCAATTGAATAATGGTCAGTATACCGTTATGTATCAGCCGGAAAGTCAACCAAACCGCTTCTTTGCTTGGGCGACTCCCACAGCATTAGGTGGCGGTTGGAGCGAACAACGGCGTTGTGAAGAAATTAGCCGTCGCTTAGAGTCCTATCGTCCTGATGGTTTATTAGAACTGACAACAGGCGTAGAAAATAATTACAATACAGTCTGCGTTGTTACGCAACGAGTTCCCTCGTGTCGAATTGTCTTTACCGTACCTCCTGGACAAGACCCCATCTTAACGCGCGATCGCGTCTTTGAAAACTTGACGATCGCCGATAGCGGTCAACAGACAACAGGCGTCTACACTTATACTAATCGTGGAAACGAACTCGATCGACTATTTAACTTAGGACGTTCAGTTGTTGGTGGTAACAATCGCCGTTCGGCACGCAGCATAGACTTAAGACCTTTCCTCGATCGCGCTGATGGAGGTAATGCTTCTCGCCTCAGCGGTGGCGTTCCCGCCCGCAGTAATACACGATCGCAACCAAGTAATTCTGGAAGGCTTAATCCTAGCAGGTTTTAG
- a CDS encoding DUF427 domain-containing protein, translating to MVNRDRIQPGPGQESVWDYPRPPRLEDTDKHIQVIFNEIAIADTHHAKRVLETSHPPVYYIPPSDIKMEYLIRTPQSSFCEWKGVAGYYTVAVGDKQVPNAAWFYPNPTPTFAEIKDYVAFYPHLMDACYVNSEQVQPQPGNFYGGWITSDIVGPFKGSPGTWGW from the coding sequence ATGGTTAATCGCGATCGCATTCAGCCAGGTCCTGGACAAGAATCAGTATGGGATTATCCCCGACCGCCGCGTTTAGAGGATACCGACAAGCATATTCAAGTAATTTTTAATGAAATTGCGATCGCTGATACCCATCACGCCAAACGAGTACTAGAAACAAGTCATCCACCGGTTTATTACATTCCGCCTAGTGACATCAAAATGGAGTACCTCATCCGTACTCCGCAATCCAGCTTCTGCGAATGGAAAGGAGTTGCAGGATATTACACCGTTGCGGTAGGAGACAAGCAAGTTCCAAACGCAGCGTGGTTTTATCCCAACCCTACTCCTACTTTTGCTGAAATTAAAGACTATGTAGCTTTCTATCCACACTTAATGGATGCTTGCTACGTTAACAGCGAACAAGTCCAACCCCAACCAGGAAACTTCTACGGCGGTTGGATTACTAGTGATATTGTAGGTCCATTCAAAGGTAGTCCTGGAACCTGGGGATGGTAG
- a CDS encoding type II toxin-antitoxin system Phd/YefM family antitoxin: protein MQTTYTKARENLASLLDKVVDDREIVAIERRHKPNVALVAEDELASLQQTAYLLRSPKNAARLLSALEWSQSRDEKNLESVSVDEAIAALKQEIGGEEKS from the coding sequence ATGCAGACTACATACACGAAAGCTCGTGAAAACTTAGCTTCTCTTTTAGATAAAGTTGTCGATGACCGAGAAATTGTTGCGATCGAGCGTCGTCATAAGCCAAACGTAGCGCTAGTTGCAGAAGATGAACTCGCAAGTCTTCAACAGACAGCTTACCTCCTGAGAAGCCCTAAAAATGCCGCACGTCTTTTGAGTGCTTTAGAGTGGTCACAATCAAGGGATGAGAAAAATTTAGAGTCAGTCTCCGTGGATGAAGCGATCGCTGCATTAAAGCAGGAGATAGGAGGCGAAGAAAAAAGTTGA
- a CDS encoding Txe/YoeB family addiction module toxin, translating into MPPSVVHFPDFSPQFKEDLGWWYKTEPRKVDKIFDLVTDTMKHPFEGIGKPEKLKYIDSDTWSRRIDWEHRLIYRVRQDRVDFLQARYHY; encoded by the coding sequence ATACCACCATCAGTAGTACACTTTCCTGACTTTAGTCCTCAATTCAAAGAAGATTTAGGTTGGTGGTACAAAACTGAACCTCGCAAAGTAGACAAAATTTTTGACTTAGTTACAGACACAATGAAGCATCCCTTTGAGGGGATAGGTAAGCCTGAAAAACTTAAGTACATAGATTCTGATACTTGGTCGCGCCGTATAGACTGGGAGCATCGACTCATCTATAGAGTCAGACAAGACCGAGTAGACTTTTTGCAAGCGCGTTATCACTATTAA